The genomic region TGGGCTGAGATCCGTCGCCTGCATAGGGCTGAGGGTATGGGTGTGAAGGCGATCGCTCGGAGGTTGGGGGTGGCGAGGAACACGGTGCGGTCTGTGTTGCGTTCTGAGACACCACCGAAGTATGAGCGGACGCCGCAGGGTTCGATTGTGGATACGGTGGAACCTGAGATCCGGGTGTTGTTGAGGGATACGCCGGATATGCCGGCGACGGTGATCGCGGAGCGGATCGGATGGGCCAGGGGGATGACGGTGTTGCGGGATCGGATAGCCGAGTTGCGGCCGTTGTTTTTGCCGCCGGATCCTTCGCAGCGGACCTGGTATCGGCCTGGGGAGCTGGCCCAGTGGGATCTGTGGCTGCCGGATGTGGAGATCCCGGTGGGGTTT from bacterium harbors:
- a CDS encoding helix-turn-helix domain-containing protein codes for the protein WAEIRRLHRAEGMGVKAIARRLGVARNTVRSVLRSETPPKYERTPQGSIVDTVEPEIRVLLRDTPDMPATVIAERIGWARGMTVLRDRIAELRPLFLPPDPSQRTWYRPGELAQWDLWLPDVEIPVGFGQTQKLWTVVGVTGFSRLIGGLMVPSRAAHDVLAGMLDVIEGFGAVPRKAV